One window of Nitrospirota bacterium genomic DNA carries:
- a CDS encoding SIR2 family protein translates to MRFIKGGPEVPDRLVESHEDGKVVFFCGAGISYPAGLPGFEGLARRLFEDLGEDLNSTEKAAFEEKRFDVAIDLLERRIRNRPMVREKIQTILTPPDLANPISTNTHKAILTLGKSKDNSLRVVTTNFDRIFLEVDPSLMPYAAPLLPIPKKSRWNGLVHLHGLLPKDNDPTALNSLVVSSGDFGLAYLTERWASRFVTELFRNYVVCFVGYSLGDPVLRYMLDALAADRILGEESDDVFAFAPFREGREDADKRDWQAKGVVPILYCEAGSHDLLHKTLFEWAGLYRDGMTGKRAIIAREAVMPPSPNASDGQVDRVIWALMDPTVTKAFADLDPIPPVEWLDVFAESRFKISDLSSLGVTKPFSIEDVKSFSLVNRPAPQNNNSNMALVSLADADFLAPRLDEVMGHIARWICRHLDQQKVLTWVIKSGCLLHPQFRELVTRELIADPPRISGPLALIWRLICAGLATSMRNYSSMSLYRWCNRFKRFGWSVSLKRELSQMLRPIVGLREPLQWDAQRENGEEDQGDRLRAKLAGDYASWEICLRIGESPWEKLNEIKECTDWPKLAIDSLSEFTTCLQEALDLMAELGEVSWQSDLSYIARPSISDHPQNNNFHDWTALIKICRDAWLSTSTGAPTLAESELERWNLIKYPLFKRLVFHVATESPLINHTQGLKFLLQDNAQWLWSPETQRESLRLLIHLVARLDASQRSELCKVILAGPPRSMYREDLQDEEWSGIVDRKTWLRLKIWETTGSEMTGKAKERLAAISGRFPQWQLSPDDQDQFPYRMESGSGRSFRTHIVLPRQHEQLVNALKTRPVDDHWYEDDWKDICQTAPDKAMAAIRILGENGIWNAGVWRVALQVFAESEIGLTSLSEIGPSLLQVPIDTYSNLKHAYGWWLKRLARQVPSSSHQLWFQLLDKILEYATDDVSDGKPVHAAINNPVGQATEALLDFWYQTEPAVDSGLPEPIKLRLTRLFDPQPREYVHGRVIMAAHLRSLYSGDPVWTTQMLLPVFNWDTNPVEAKGVWEGYLWTPRLSAELLDAFKSSFLATAHHYPDLGKHDSQYASLLTVAALELGQHFMTNELREAFNALPKQGLAESAVMLVRSLEGAEDRSEEYWSNRVKPLIESIWPKSYDKRSSHESTALARICVLARSLFPEAVAFLMPFLIKTKNFYLPLSELAESGLATKYPLASLSLLIAIVDEHDPWPAKDLKTCLDQISSTESSLSSDSGFRRLQAYWARYERSGGTNET, encoded by the coding sequence GTGCGATTTATTAAAGGCGGCCCCGAGGTTCCTGACCGATTGGTGGAGTCTCATGAGGATGGTAAGGTCGTTTTCTTTTGCGGTGCAGGCATTTCGTATCCAGCGGGATTGCCGGGTTTCGAGGGGCTTGCTCGAAGACTTTTTGAGGATCTTGGCGAGGACCTTAATTCTACTGAAAAGGCAGCTTTTGAGGAAAAACGGTTTGATGTGGCTATTGATCTGCTGGAAAGAAGAATCAGGAATCGTCCGATGGTCCGTGAAAAGATTCAGACCATCCTCACTCCGCCAGACCTGGCGAATCCCATTTCAACAAATACTCACAAGGCCATTCTCACGCTAGGAAAGTCAAAAGATAATTCTCTGAGAGTAGTTACAACAAACTTCGATCGAATTTTTCTCGAAGTGGACCCCTCCCTGATGCCGTATGCTGCTCCCTTACTCCCAATACCAAAGAAAAGCCGATGGAACGGCCTTGTTCATCTTCATGGGTTGCTTCCGAAAGACAATGATCCGACAGCACTGAATAGCCTCGTCGTATCAAGTGGGGACTTTGGTCTGGCTTATCTTACCGAGCGCTGGGCTAGCCGATTTGTTACAGAGCTATTTCGCAATTATGTCGTCTGCTTTGTGGGATATAGCCTCGGCGATCCAGTCCTCAGATATATGCTTGATGCACTCGCGGCAGACAGGATTCTTGGAGAAGAATCGGACGATGTCTTTGCGTTTGCTCCCTTCAGGGAAGGACGCGAGGACGCAGATAAACGAGATTGGCAAGCCAAAGGAGTTGTTCCCATTCTCTATTGCGAAGCTGGAAGCCATGATCTGTTGCACAAGACTCTTTTTGAATGGGCAGGACTATACCGAGACGGAATGACTGGCAAGCGAGCCATCATAGCCCGTGAAGCCGTTATGCCTCCTTCACCCAATGCAAGTGATGGTCAGGTTGATCGAGTAATCTGGGCTTTGATGGATCCAACGGTGACTAAGGCCTTTGCCGATCTAGATCCTATACCGCCGGTTGAATGGCTCGACGTTTTTGCAGAGTCACGATTCAAAATATCCGATCTCTCCAGCCTTGGGGTAACAAAGCCATTTTCTATCGAAGATGTGAAATCATTTTCTTTAGTAAATCGTCCAGCGCCACAGAATAACAATTCCAACATGGCGCTTGTGTCACTCGCAGATGCTGATTTCCTTGCGCCTCGTTTAGACGAGGTGATGGGGCATATCGCAAGATGGATATGCCGCCATCTTGACCAACAGAAGGTGCTTACATGGGTCATCAAGAGTGGCTGTTTACTCCATCCACAGTTTAGAGAATTGGTAACCCGGGAGCTGATTGCCGATCCTCCTCGGATTTCTGGGCCTCTTGCTTTGATCTGGAGATTGATTTGTGCTGGACTCGCGACGAGCATGCGGAATTATTCTTCAATGTCTCTCTATCGTTGGTGCAATCGGTTCAAGCGGTTTGGTTGGAGTGTTTCTCTAAAACGAGAGTTGTCGCAGATGCTTCGTCCCATTGTGGGACTCAGGGAGCCATTACAGTGGGACGCGCAACGGGAAAATGGCGAGGAGGATCAAGGAGATCGCCTTAGAGCAAAACTAGCCGGGGACTACGCTAGTTGGGAAATATGTCTTCGGATCGGAGAATCTCCCTGGGAAAAACTGAACGAGATCAAAGAGTGCACTGACTGGCCTAAGCTGGCAATTGACTCACTTTCTGAATTTACGACATGCCTGCAAGAAGCCTTGGATCTAATGGCCGAGCTGGGTGAAGTTTCCTGGCAAAGCGACCTTTCATACATCGCCCGTCCATCTATATCTGACCATCCTCAAAATAATAATTTCCATGATTGGACTGCTCTGATCAAAATTTGTCGAGATGCATGGCTATCAACATCAACGGGTGCGCCTACTCTGGCAGAGTCTGAATTGGAGAGATGGAATCTGATCAAATACCCGCTCTTCAAAAGGCTGGTCTTCCACGTTGCAACAGAATCTCCCCTTATCAACCACACACAGGGACTAAAATTCTTGTTGCAGGATAATGCTCAGTGGTTGTGGTCACCTGAAACTCAGAGAGAATCACTGCGCCTGCTAATACATCTAGTTGCCAGGCTTGATGCTTCTCAGAGGAGTGAACTCTGCAAGGTTATCTTGGCTGGGCCACCGCGGAGCATGTATCGCGAAGACCTCCAGGATGAAGAGTGGAGTGGGATAGTGGACCGTAAGACTTGGTTGCGATTGAAAATATGGGAAACAACGGGTTCTGAAATGACGGGTAAGGCAAAGGAACGTCTTGCCGCAATTTCCGGTAGATTTCCACAATGGCAGCTTTCACCAGATGACCAAGACCAATTTCCCTATCGGATGGAATCTGGTTCAGGAAGAAGTTTTAGGACTCATATCGTTTTGCCGAGACAACATGAACAGTTGGTGAACGCACTCAAGACTCGCCCTGTCGATGATCATTGGTACGAAGATGATTGGAAAGATATCTGTCAAACCGCTCCAGATAAGGCAATGGCAGCAATTCGTATTCTCGGAGAAAATGGGATCTGGAATGCTGGTGTATGGCGAGTAGCATTGCAGGTGTTTGCTGAGAGTGAAATTGGTTTGACGAGCCTTAGCGAGATTGGACCGTCCCTGCTTCAGGTGCCCATAGATACATACTCCAACCTCAAGCACGCCTATGGTTGGTGGCTCAAGAGGTTAGCGAGGCAGGTACCGTCATCTTCACATCAATTATGGTTTCAGCTCCTCGACAAGATCTTGGAGTATGCTACTGATGACGTTTCAGATGGTAAGCCTGTTCATGCTGCAATCAACAATCCTGTTGGGCAAGCCACGGAGGCTCTCCTCGACTTCTGGTATCAGACTGAGCCAGCGGTTGATTCAGGATTGCCTGAACCCATTAAACTTAGACTAACACGACTCTTCGATCCGCAGCCAAGGGAGTACGTTCATGGTCGGGTCATCATGGCTGCACATCTCAGATCCCTATACTCAGGTGACCCGGTATGGACCACGCAAATGTTGCTGCCAGTTTTTAACTGGGACACCAATCCGGTTGAGGCGAAGGGAGTATGGGAAGGTTATTTATGGACACCACGGCTAAGTGCTGAATTGTTGGATGCATTTAAGAGTTCTTTTCTCGCGACAGCTCACCATTACCCTGATCTTGGGAAACACGATTCGCAATACGCTTCCCTGCTCACAGTGGCAGCACTGGAGCTAGGTCAGCATTTCATGACAAATGAATTGAGAGAGGCGTTCAATGCCTTGCCTAAACAAGGGTTAGCTGAATCGGCTGTGATGTTGGTACGGTCTCTTGAGGGCGCAGAGGATCGGAGTGAAGAGTATTGGAGTAACCGGGTTAAGCCTCTCATTGAGTCAATCTGGCCAAAATCATATGATAAGCGTTCCAGTCATGAATCGACTGCTTTAGCGAGGATTTGTGTTCTCGCCCGGTCACTTTTCCCTGAGGCAGTGGCATTTTTGATGCCGTTCTTGATTAAAACCAAGAACTTTTACCTACCACTAAGCGAACTTGCTGAATCGGGTCTTGCGACAAAATATCCCCTGGCGTCCCTATCTCTGCTCATTGCAATTGTGGATGAACATGATCCATGGCCAGCCAAAGATCTGAAAACCTGTTTGGACCAAATCAGTTCAACAGAGTCCAGTTTATCTTCAGATTCAGGCTTCCGACGCTTGCAAGCATATTGGGCACGATATGAGAGAAGCGGAGGAACTAACGAAACCTGA
- a CDS encoding IS3 family transposase (programmed frameshift), protein MERRKFTREFKIEAVKLIQQRGVTVAQAARDLGVHGTVLRRWVQESAADAAQAFPGQGQMKPEQAELARLRREVIKLKAERDIPKKSRGLLREGGAMKFAFIAKHRGIWPAGWLCEALGVSRAGFYVWRTRSPSARARANDQLLTRVRASFLASDRTYGARRVWHDLLADGVSCGRHRIERLMRHAALRARPRRRKMPLDTGVRSTSAVAPNVLDRTFTAASVNRKWVADFTYLWTAEGWLYVAAVVDLFSRRVVGWSMHATMTTQLVTDALVMAIWRRGKPEAVLHHSDRGSQYTSEPFQRLLADHGVTCSMSRSGNCWDNAAMESFFSSLKTERTAAKTYRTRDQAKADVFDYIERFYNPTRRHSTLGYLSPMAFERQAE, encoded by the exons ATGGAGCGACGGAAGTTTACGCGAGAGTTCAAAATTGAGGCGGTGAAGTTAATCCAGCAGCGCGGGGTGACGGTGGCGCAAGCTGCGCGGGATTTGGGCGTGCATGGGACGGTGTTGCGCCGATGGGTGCAGGAGTCTGCCGCCGATGCGGCACAGGCCTTTCCGGGCCAGGGGCAGATGAAGCCTGAGCAGGCGGAACTGGCTCGGCTCCGCCGAGAAGTCATCAAGCTAAAGGCGGAGCGCGATATCC CTAAAAAAAGCCGCGGCCTACTTCGCGAAGGAGGCGCTATGAAGTTCGCCTTTATCGCGAAGCACCGGGGGATTTGGCCGGCGGGGTGGTTGTGCGAGGCGCTCGGGGTCTCGCGGGCAGGCTTCTATGTCTGGCGAACCCGATCGCCGAGTGCCCGGGCAAGGGCCAACGATCAGCTGCTGACCAGGGTGCGAGCCAGCTTTCTCGCCAGCGACCGGACCTATGGAGCCCGGCGTGTCTGGCACGATCTGCTAGCGGACGGAGTCTCCTGCGGCCGACATCGGATCGAGCGGCTGATGCGACACGCGGCGTTGCGCGCCCGCCCCAGGCGCCGGAAGATGCCGTTGGATACTGGCGTGCGGTCGACAAGCGCCGTCGCGCCGAATGTGCTCGACCGGACGTTCACGGCCGCGTCGGTCAATCGCAAATGGGTCGCCGACTTCACCTATCTCTGGACCGCCGAAGGCTGGCTCTACGTGGCCGCGGTCGTGGACCTGTTCTCGCGACGGGTGGTTGGCTGGTCCATGCATGCGACGATGACCACGCAACTGGTCACCGATGCACTGGTGATGGCGATCTGGCGGCGAGGCAAGCCTGAGGCGGTCCTGCATCATTCGGATCGGGGGAGCCAATACACCAGCGAGCCTTTCCAGCGGCTGCTGGCTGACCATGGCGTGACCTGTAGCATGAGCCGATCCGGCAACTGCTGGGACAATGCCGCGATGGAGAGCTTCTTCTCCTCGCTCAAGACCGAACGCACAGCGGCTAAAACGTACCGCACGCGAGACCAAGCCAAAGCGGACGTGTTCGATTACATCGAGCGCTTCTACAATCCCACGCGGCGGCACTCGACGTTGGGCTATCTGAGTCCGATGGCGTTCGAACGGCAGGCAGAATGA
- a CDS encoding AIPR family protein, with protein MSIIHVNQIKNQVVRLFESLVDLSDLGSPPAEIREAFFLTRGLAAYAIHYLSGSTPADAAGAVTDAGNDNGLDAIYFDEPNKRLYLVQSKWIKDGSGEPNNGEIKKFVAGVRDLVNLRFDRFNPKIAAKQTIISAALNDPSTRYEVVVAHTGASRLAPPSMRDLEDLAAEFNDVSEVLYVSVLNQAELHKSLTAGIAGEPINLQIGIKSWGRKDTPHEAYYGQVSADQIVAWWTQYRQRLFAKNLRNTLGETDVNVEMRQTIEQTPSLFWYFNNGITILTKKATRPMAGGAGNDFSIFHCEDISVVNGAQTVSTVGKSGEANPTSAKDVYLPVRIIVRGQDDSFAADVTRTNNRQNKIENRDFVTLDQEQTRIRTELAIDNIDYQVLRGDSVLRAESAFDLVDATTALACASGAVRLAVQLKREIGKLWDDISKAPYRELFNASVVGIHVWRCVQLQRRIDRAIDGYVKRVNSYKDYGLVTHGNRIIATLAFEALAVQRFKEPAFDPIATITDEAIIALVDARVKILSDLLEKHYPTSIIPTLFKNLKKCEHLATEARKVLAAAA; from the coding sequence ATGAGCATAATTCACGTCAATCAGATCAAGAATCAGGTCGTGCGGCTCTTTGAGTCCTTGGTTGACTTGAGCGATCTAGGAAGCCCACCCGCTGAAATTCGGGAGGCCTTCTTTCTTACGCGTGGTCTGGCTGCATACGCTATCCACTACCTCTCAGGATCTACTCCGGCAGACGCAGCTGGCGCCGTAACGGATGCCGGCAACGACAATGGCCTCGATGCCATTTACTTCGACGAGCCGAACAAGCGACTCTATTTAGTACAGTCCAAGTGGATTAAGGATGGCTCCGGTGAGCCTAATAACGGGGAAATCAAGAAGTTCGTTGCGGGTGTACGCGACCTCGTCAATCTGCGATTTGACCGCTTTAACCCGAAGATAGCCGCGAAGCAGACAATCATTTCTGCTGCGCTGAATGATCCCTCGACACGCTACGAGGTGGTTGTAGCACACACCGGTGCTAGCCGCTTGGCTCCCCCTTCGATGCGCGACCTCGAAGACTTGGCCGCCGAGTTCAACGATGTCAGCGAAGTGCTATATGTCAGCGTGCTGAACCAGGCGGAGCTTCACAAGTCGCTAACAGCTGGAATTGCGGGGGAACCGATCAACCTCCAGATCGGAATAAAGTCCTGGGGGCGGAAGGATACCCCGCATGAAGCCTACTACGGACAGGTCTCGGCCGACCAAATCGTTGCCTGGTGGACGCAATACCGCCAGCGTCTCTTTGCCAAGAATCTGCGCAATACGCTCGGCGAAACCGATGTTAATGTGGAGATGCGACAAACAATTGAGCAAACCCCCAGTTTGTTTTGGTACTTTAACAACGGGATCACGATCCTAACGAAGAAGGCTACTAGGCCCATGGCTGGCGGTGCCGGCAATGACTTTAGTATCTTCCACTGCGAAGACATTAGCGTTGTAAACGGAGCACAAACCGTCAGTACAGTCGGAAAGTCCGGCGAAGCCAATCCCACGAGCGCTAAAGACGTCTACCTTCCTGTACGAATCATCGTACGCGGGCAAGACGACTCATTCGCAGCCGACGTCACCCGTACCAACAATCGCCAGAACAAGATCGAAAACCGAGACTTTGTCACTTTGGACCAGGAGCAAACGCGAATCCGCACCGAACTAGCGATCGACAACATCGATTACCAGGTGCTACGAGGGGACTCTGTGCTTCGAGCTGAAAGTGCTTTCGACCTCGTGGACGCGACTACTGCCCTTGCATGTGCCTCGGGTGCTGTCCGGCTCGCCGTCCAATTGAAACGCGAGATCGGCAAGCTCTGGGACGACATCTCAAAGGCGCCATATCGCGAGCTTTTCAACGCGTCAGTGGTAGGTATTCATGTATGGCGGTGTGTTCAACTCCAGAGAAGAATCGATCGGGCTATCGATGGTTACGTAAAGCGAGTCAATTCCTACAAGGACTATGGCCTAGTAACCCACGGCAATCGCATCATTGCAACCCTCGCCTTCGAGGCACTCGCTGTTCAGCGCTTCAAGGAGCCCGCATTCGACCCGATTGCTACGATCACCGATGAGGCAATCATCGCTCTCGTGGATGCCCGGGTCAAGATTCTGAGCGATCTCCTCGAAAAACACTACCCCACTTCCATTATCCCAACATTGTTCAAGAATCTGAAGAAGTGTGAGCACTTGGCGACAGAAGCACGGAAGGTACTCGCAGCTGCAGCCTAG